A DNA window from Piliocolobus tephrosceles isolate RC106 chromosome 9, ASM277652v3, whole genome shotgun sequence contains the following coding sequences:
- the DKK1 gene encoding dickkopf-related protein 1 has product MMALGAAGAARVLVALVAAALGGHPLLGVSATLNSVLNSNAIKNLPPPLGGAAGHPGSAVSAAPGILYPGGNKYQTIDNYQPYPCAEDEECGTDEYCASPTRGGDAGVQICLACRKRRKRCMRHAMCCPGNYCKNGICVSSDQNNFRGEIEETITESFGNDHSTLDGYSRRTTLSSKMYHTKGQEGSVCLRSSDCATGLCCARHFWSKICKPVLKEGQVCTKHRRKGSHGLEIFQRCYCGEGLSCRIQKDHHQASNSSRLHTCQRH; this is encoded by the exons ATGATGGCTCTGGGCGCAGCGGGAGCTGCGCGGGTCTTGGTCGCGCTAGTAGCGGCGGCTCTAGGCGGCCACCCCCTGCTGGGAGTGAGCGCCACCTTGAACTCGGTTCTCAATTCCAACGCTATCAAGAACCTGCCCCCACCGCTGGGCGGCGCTGCGGGGCACCCAGGCTCTGCAGTCAGCGCCGCGCCAGGAATTCTGTACCCGGGCGGGAATAAGTACCAGACCATAGACAACTACCAG CCGTACCCGTGCGCAGAGGATGAGGAGTGCGGCACTGATGAGTACTGCGCTAGTCCCACCCGCGGAGGGGACGCGGGCGTGCAAATCTGTCTCGCCTGCAGGAAGCGCCGAAAACGCTGCATGCGTCACGCTATGTGCTGCCCCGGGAATTACTGCAAAAATG GAATATGTGTGTCTTCTGATCAAAATAATTTCCGAGGGGAAATTGAGGAAACCATTACTGAAAGCTTTGGTAATGATCATAGCACTTTGGATGGGTATTCCAGAAGAACAACATTGTCTTCAAAAATGTATCACACCAAAG GACAAGAAGGTTCTGTGTGTCTCCGGTCATCAGACTGTGCCACAGGATTGTGTTGTGCTAGACACTTCTGGTCCAAGATCTGTAAACCTGTCCTCAAAGAAGGTCAAGTGTGTACCAAGCATAGGAGAAAAGGCTCTCATGGGCTAGAAATATTCCAGCGTTGTTACTGCGGAGAAGGTCTGTCTTGCCGGATACAGAAAGATCACCATCAAGCCAGTAATTCTTCTAGGCTTCACACTTGTCAGAGACACTAA